Proteins from a single region of Punica granatum isolate Tunisia-2019 chromosome 8, ASM765513v2, whole genome shotgun sequence:
- the LOC116188563 gene encoding DDB1- and CUL4-associated factor homolog 1-like isoform X2 gives MQSSSHFQKKLGITSPTKPSPRISSLVKFTASVLSAFLLPSSVSPIPPNFRFFLLGGIGNRQFSAVGAAAAASMEEPTRQSQAPDEAAEGGSSSGGGGATTEPPQVPQADEEELLVAKAQSLLDRITAAPDNPSPTALHALASLLESQESRYMEQHDHTTTNARSSYTIGWLCNFVRDNDEFFELVSSKYLSESRFSTSVQAAAARVLLSCSLTWMYPHVFEEPVLENIKSWVMDEVTRFSGEESNWKLESGRKEVSDHQMLKTYSTGLLAVALDGDGPLVEDVLTCGLSSKLMRYLRIRVLGDSSQKDTSHLVDSKNATSRGRDENRGRIRQLVTQPHIGDLTDGRYVEDVERPVGGDTQVDVGEPPDGLSDADGMEEGADGDDRWHGRELGRDDSSRCRANRGFGKSRGKGRASDGTLESEQSLTSPDSGSRPGIGRSNKDRSSSRHTDVKRISDSRKLSNLVNTDDLDLERDDNTEYIEEFKVGTKDISELVREAVRAAEAEARAVNAPPEAIKAATAAAAEVVKSAAMEEFKTSNDEDAAVLAASKAASTGIDATKAVELSRSSVALASETINPSAPEAEKNENVDEYSIPDPESLAQLREKYCIQCLEYLGEYVEVLGPVLHEKGVDVCLALLQQGNKSRETSKVSVLLPDVMKLICALAAHRKFAALFVDCGGMQKLLAVPRVPLTFFGLSSCLFAIGSLQGIMERVCALPSDVVRQVADLAIQLLDCSQNQARKNAALFFAAAFVFRAVLDAFDSQDGLQKLLGVLNDAASVRSGVNSGALGLSGPGSLRNDRLPAEVLTSSEKQIAYHTCVALRQYFRAHLILIVDSIRPTKSNRSAPRNVSSSRAAYNPLDISNEAVDAVFLQLQKDRKLGPAFVRTPWPAVDKFLAYNGHLTMLELCQAPPVERYFHDLLQYALGVLHIITLVPQSRKMIVNATLSNDRVGIAVILDAANITSSKFDPEIIQPALSVLINLVCPPPSISNKPPMIAQGHQAGSSQASLVSNTSDRTVALTGQSDVRDCTGEPSGPDRGSAAAASQTPVPSAAFGLVGDRRISSGAGAGSAGLAAQLEQGYRLARDAVRANNGIKVLLHLLQPRIYSPPSALDCLRALACRALLGLARDDTIAHILTKLQVGKKLSELIRDSGSQTNGGEQGRWQTELAQIVTNSGRASTLAATDAATPTLRRIERAAIAAATPITYHSRELLLLIHEHLQTSGLTNTAASLLKEAQLTPLPTLAAPQSLSQQTFAQQSSSIQIQWPSGRSPSGFLSEKFKLSLSSEDPGLRCESAAPPPKKKSLVFSPSFSRSRNQPQILDSQPPTSRNAPSSSTKQSSTPLSSCNAPSEPTAKPALDLDSQYKSPIVLPMKQKHLEIKDLPSAKRLQGSEHPRSPMGLTPHTACRTGILTDPSGLSTPSSSIRGIYRRSTPGSILDYSFDDPHMSQTSDPQASNTERLTLDSLVIHYLKHQHRLCPAPITTLPPLSLLHPHVCPEPKRSLETPLNVTARLATREYRSMYGGVHGNCRDRQSIFSRFRPWRTCRDDAGALLTCIAFLGDSSHIAVGSHSGELKIFDSNNSIVDSYTSHQSPVNLVQSYISGGTQLLLSSSSQDVRLWDASSMQTGPLHPFEGCKSAKFSNSGTHFAALSAEPSRREIVLYDVQTYQTELKLSDPSTGPTGRGHVYSLIHFSPSDAMVLWNGVLWDRRVSGPVHRLDQFTDYGGGGFHPAGNEVIINSEVWDLRKFRLLRSVPSLDRTAITFNARGDVIYAILRRNLEDVMSAVHTRRVKHPLFAAFRTIDAVNYSDIATIPVDRCVLDFATELTDSFVGLMTMDDQEEMYSSARVYEVGRRRPTDDDSDPDDAEESEDDGDEDDEDRDVDPILGPGLGGDSDSDPDSLMNGDDDDDSVTDLDDDDDDGDFRAKSQIGNSSQGEKGSRIIEGSRHILLDFLQWLWRGVVRCWKMC, from the exons atgcAATCGTCATCCCACTTCCAAAAGAAGCTCGGTATCACTTCGCCAACAAAACCATCTCCTCGAATTTCTTCTCTTGTCAAATTCACCGCATCTGTCTTATCGGCGTTCCTCCTCCCGTCGTCCGTCTCGCCCATCCCCCCCAATTTCCGATTTTTCTTGCTCGGTGGCATAGGCAATCGTCAGTTCTCGGCAGTTGGGGCGGCCGCCGCCGCCTCCATGGAAGAGCCGACGAGACAGTCCCAGGCGCCAGATGAAGCAGCAGAAGGCGGTAGTAGCAGTGGTGGCGGAGGAGCTACTACGGAGCCTCCGCAGGTTCCCCAAGCTGATGAAGAGGAGCTATTGGTGGCGAAGGCCCAGTCCCTCCTGGACAGGATCACTGCTGCTCCCGACAATCCTAGCCCTACTGCCCTCCACGCCCTTGCCTCCCTCCTCGAGTCCCAAGAGTCCCG ATACATGGAGCAGCATGATCACACCACCACCAACGCTCGATCTTCTTATACCATTGGTTGGCTTTGCAACTTCGTACGG GACAATGATGAATTCTTTGAGTTGGTGTCTTCAAAGTACCTCTCGGAGAGTAGATTCTCAACCTCGGTCCAAGCTGCTGCTGCTCGGGTTCTTCTAAGCTGTTCTCTCACTTGGATG tacccacatgtttttgaggAACCTGTCTTGGAAAATATCAAATCTTGGGTGATGGATGAGGTTACAAGATTTTCGGGCGAAGAGTCAAATTGGAAACTCGAGTCAGGGAGAAAAGAGGTCTCGGATCATCAAATGCTCAAGACATATTCTACTGGACTTCTTGCAGTGGCTTTGGATGG GGATGGTCCGCTGGTGGAAGATGTGCTGACTTGTGGGTTGTCTTCGAAGCTCATGCGTTATCTTCGTATACGTGTCCTGGGAGATTCAAGCCAGAAAGATACGAGCCATCTGGTGGACAGTAAAAACGCAACCTCCAGGGGTAGAGATGAGAATCGGGGTAGAATTCGGCAGCTTGTGACACAGCCACATATAGGCGACTTAACTGATGGTAGATATGTGGAGGATGTAGAAAGGCCAGTAGGTGGTGATACCCAGGTTGATGTTGGTGAACCACCTGATGGATTGTCTGACGCAGATGGAATGGAGGAGGGTGCTGATGGTGATGACAGATGGCATGGTCGAGAACTCGGCAGAGATGATTCCTCAAGGTGCAGGGCTAATCGTGGATTTGGAAAATCCAGGGGAAAGGGAAGGGCTAGTGATGGCACCTTAGAGAGTGAACAGTCTCTCACCTCTCCAGATTCGGGCAGTCGACCAGGTATTGGAAGGAGTAATAAGGATAGAAGCTCATCAAGGCATACAGATGTGAAAAGGATATCTGATTCCCGAAAATTATCCAATCTAGTAAATACTGATGACTTAGACTTGGAAAGAGATGACAATACTGAGTACATTGAAGAATTCAAGGTAGGAACAAAAGATATATCTGAGCTTGTAAGGGAAGCAGTAAGAGCGGCAGAAGCTGAAGCCAGAGCGGTAAATGCTCCTCCAGAAGCCATCAAAGCAGCAACTGCAGCAGCTGCAGAAGTTGTCAAAAGTGCAGCAATGGag GAATTCAAAACTTCCAATGATGAAGATGCCGCAGTTTTGGCAGCTTCCAAAGCTGCATCTACTGGTATTGATGCTACTAAAGCAGTTGAACTTTCAAG GAGTTCTGTTGCTCTTGCTTCCGAGACAATAAATCCAAGTGCCCCTGAAgcggaaaaaaatgaaaatgttgaTGAGTATTCCATTCCTGATCCTGAGTCACTGGCGCAACTTAGAGAAAAGTACTGCATCCAGTGTCTCGAGTATTTGGGAGAGTATGTTGAAGTACTCGGGCCTGTACTGCATGAAAAGGGGGTAGATGTCTGCCTTGCTCTATTACAGCAAGGCAATAAATCTAGAGAGACTTCAAAAGTTTCCGTGCTTCTTCCTGATGTGATGAAGCTAATATGTGCTTTGGCAGCACATAGGAAATTTGCAGCACTCTTTGTGGATTGTGGTGGCATGCAGAAACTCCTTGCTGTCCCCAGAGTCCCTCTAACCTTCTTTGGTCTTTCTTCTTGCCTGTTTGCCATCGGTTCGCTTCAG GGTATAATGGAACGTGTCTGCGCTCTTCCTTCAGATGTTGTGCGTCAGGTGGCTGACTTAGCTATTCAGCTTCTCGACTGCTCACAGAATCAAGCCAGAAAGAACGCAGCCTTATTTTTTGCTGCTGCTTTTGTTTTCAGGGCAGTTCTTGATGCTTTTGATAGTCAGGATGGGTTGCAGAAACTATTAGGTGTTTTAAATGACGCTGCTTCTGTAAGATCAGGGGTTAACTCTGGTGCATTAGGCTTGTCGGGCCCAGGTTCCCTTCGCAATGATAGATTGCCTGCTGAAGTGCTTACTTCATCTGAGAAGCAGATTGCATATCATACCTGTGTTGCCTTGCGGCAATACTTCAGGGCACATCTTATACTGATCGTGGATTCCATTCGTCCAACTAAAAGTAACAGGAGTGCACCTCGCAATGTTTCAAGTTCGAGAGCAGCTTATAATCCCCTTGATATTAGTAATGAGGCAGTGGACGCAGTCTTCCTTCAGTTGCAGAAGGATAGGAAGCTGGGGCCCGCATTTGTGCGAACTCCTTGGCCTGCAGTCGATAAGTTTTTAGCATACAATGGACACCTCACTATGTTAGAATTGTGCCAG GCCCCACCTGTTGAGCGATACTTTCATGACTTGCTTCAATATGCTCTCGGTGTTCTTCACATTATTACGCTGGTACCTCAGAGTCGTAAGATGATCGTGAACGCCACATTGAGTAAtgatcgtgttggaatagcTGTGATACTTGACGCAGCAAATATCACTAGCAGCAAATTTGATCCAGag ATTATCCAACCTGCATTGAGTGTTTTAATAAATCTTGTCTGTCCTCCGCCGTCAATTAGCAATAAGCCCCCAATGATTGCCCAAGGACATCAAGCTGGCAGCAGTCAAGCCTCTTTAGTCAGTAATACATCAGATCGAACTGTTGCTTTGACTGGCCAGAGCGATGTGCGGGACTGCACTGGAGAACCCAGTGGGCCTGACAGAGGGTCAGCAGCAGCTGCTTCACAGACACCTGTTCCTTCTGCAGCTTTTGGATTAGTCGGAGATCGCAGAATCTCTTCAGGAGCTGGAGCAGGTTCTGCAGGGCTTGCTGCGCAGTTGGAGCAAGGATACCGTCTTGCTAGAGATGCTGTCCGAGCCAATAATGGCATAAAGGTTCTCCTGCATCTCCTGCAACCACGAATATACTCACCACCTTCAGCTCTTGACTGCCTTCGTGCTCTTGCATGTCGCGCCCTGCTTGGGCTAGCAAGAGATGATACCATTGCGCATATTTTGACCAAGCTTCAG GTTGGCAAGAAGCTCTCGGAACTTATTCGAGATTCTGGCAGTCAGACCAATGGAGGCGAGCAGGGCAGGTGGCAGACTGAGCTTGCCCAG ATCGTAACGAATTCAGGCCGTGCGAGTACATTGGCTGCTACAGATGCTGCTACCCCTACTCTTAGGCGCATAGAGAGAGCAGCTATAGCTGCAGCTACTCCCATTACTTATCACTCCAG GGAACTACTGCTTCTTATTCATGAACACCTACAAACATCTGGCTTGACGAACACTGCTGCTTCACTGCTCAAAGAGGCTCAGCTTACACCTTTACCAACCCTAGCAGCCCCTCAATCTCTCTCACAACAAACTTTTGCACAGCAATCATCCTCCATACAGATCCAGTGGCCCTCAGGTCGCTCCCCTTCTGGGTTCCTCTCTGAGAAGTTTAAACTCTCCTTATCCAGTGAGGATCCGGGCTTGAGGTGTGAGTCTGCAGCGCCGCCTCCTAAGAAGAAATCGCTTGTTTTCTCACCTTCTTTCTCTAGATCTAGGAACCAACCTCAGATTCTCGATTCTCAGCCACCGACCAGCAGGAACGCTCCCAGCAGTAGCACAAAACAGTCCTCTACTCCGCTAAGCTCTTGCAATGCTCCATCAGAACCAACTGCAAAACCTGCTTTGGATTTGGATTCGCAGTATAAAAGCCCAATTGTCCTACCAATGAAGCAGAAGCATCTAGAGATAAAGGATTTGCCTTCTGCTAAGAGATTACAGGGCAGTGAGCATCCGCGTTCTCCCATGGGTTTAACTCCTCACACTGCATGTAGGACTGGAATACTGACCGATCCATCTGGGCTTTCAACACCGAGTTCTAGCATTAGGGGTATCTACAGGCGTTCAACACCAGGCAGTATCTTGGACTATTCTTTTGATGATCCCCACATGAGTCAGACAAGTGACCCCCAGGCGAGCAATACAGAGAGATTGACCCTTGATTCTCTGGTCATTCATTATCTGAAGCACCAGCATCGACTGTGCCCAGCCCCTATAACAACTTTGCCTCCATTGTCTCTCCTACACCCACATGTCTGCCCCGAGCCAAAGAGGAGCCTTGAAACCCCACTAAATGTGACTGCCCGACTTGCGACCCGCGAATACAGGAGCATGTATGGAGGTGTCCACGGGAACTGCAGGGACCGTCAGTCCATCTTCAGCCGGTTCAGGCCATGGAGGACCTGCAGGGATGACGCCGGGGCCCTTCTGACTTGCATAGCCTTTCTCGGAGACTCTTCACATATTGCGGTGGGAAGCCATTCTGGTGAGCTCAAGATATTTGATTCTAACAATAGTATAGTGGACAGCTACACGAGTCACCAGTCTCCCGTGAATCTTGTTCAGTCTTACATCTCCGGTGGGACCCAGCTCTTGCTGTCATCGAGTTCCCAGGACGTACGACTGTGGGATGCATCCTCAATGCAGACCGGGCCCCTGCATCCGTTTGAGGGGTGCAAGTCTGCTAAGTTTAGCAACTCCGGGACCCACTTTGCTGCCTTGTCGGCAGAACCCAGCCGGCGGGAAATCGTCCTGTACGATGTTCAGACCTACCAGACGGAACTCAAACTGTCGGACCCATCTACCGGCCCAACAGGACGGGGACATGTATACTCCCTTATCCATTTCAGTCCTTCTGATGCTATGGTGCTTTGGAATGGGGTGCTGTGGGACCGACGGGTCTCCGGTCCCGTTCACCGGTTAGACCAGTTTACTGATTATGGTGGCGGTGGCTTTCATCCTGCAGGAAATGAG GTCATAATAAATTCTGAGGTATGGGATCTTCGAAAATTCCGGCTGCTTCGGAGTGTTCCATCCCTGGACCGGACGGCTATAACATTCAATGCTCGTGGGGATGTGATCTACGCGATTTTGAGGAGGAACCTCGAGGATGTGATGTCAGCTGTCCATACGCGCCGGGTCAAGCACCCACTCTTTGCGGCTTTCCGCACAATCGATGCAGTGAACTACTCAGACATCGCAACTATCCCAGTGGACAGATGCGTGCTCGACTTTGCAACGGAGCTTACCGACTCGTTTGTAGGGCTGATGACCATGGATGACCAGGAGGAGATGTACTCCTCTGCAAGGGTATATGAGGTAGGCCGCAGGAGGCCCACGGACGATGATTCTGACCCCGATGATGCGGAGGAGAGCGAGGACGACGGGGATGAGGATGATGAGGACAGAGATGTGGACCCCATACTTGGCCCAGGACTGGGCGGGGACAGTGACAGCGATCCGGACAGCCTGATGAACGgtgatgacgatgatgataGCGTGACTGACCTTGATGACGACGATGATGATGGGGATTTTCGGGCGAAGAGTCAAATTGGAAACTCGAGTCAGGGAGAAAAGGGGTCTCGGATCATCGAAGGCTCAAGACATATTCTACTGGACTTCTTGCAGTGGCTTTGGCGGG GGGTGGTCCGCTGCTGGAAGATGTGCTGA